A DNA window from Robbsia sp. KACC 23696 contains the following coding sequences:
- a CDS encoding agmatinase, producing the protein MTFPLTIPPSKKHQSFLWSPICTDLDQLDAHVAILGIPYGQAYTAEHISNDQSRAPDAIRAMSDRICRALHHYDFDVGGPIYDNRALKVVDCGNVPADPQDLSSHGPRSEAAVRKILKAGAMPIILGGDHAIPIPVLRAYDDQGPITLVHIDAHLDWRDEVNGIREGLSSTIRRASEMPHIGEIFQIGLRAQGSGRQADYDAAIAYGSHLIPAYDVHDNGMQSVLDRIPDGGRYYLTIDADGLDPSIAPAVAGPALGGITYVQMRKLIHGLVKKGRVVGMDIVEITPATDVNNLTSITAGRLIVNMIGAAVRADYFDAPRNAGV; encoded by the coding sequence ATGACATTCCCCCTTACCATTCCGCCATCCAAAAAACACCAAAGCTTCTTGTGGTCGCCGATCTGTACTGACCTGGATCAATTGGACGCCCATGTTGCGATCCTCGGCATCCCTTATGGGCAGGCTTACACGGCCGAACACATCAGCAACGATCAAAGTCGCGCGCCGGATGCGATCCGCGCGATGAGCGATCGCATTTGTCGTGCGCTGCATCACTACGACTTCGACGTTGGTGGGCCGATCTACGACAATCGCGCGTTGAAAGTCGTCGACTGTGGCAATGTTCCTGCGGATCCGCAGGATCTGAGTTCACACGGTCCGCGCTCCGAAGCTGCCGTGCGCAAGATCCTCAAGGCCGGCGCCATGCCGATTATTCTGGGCGGCGATCATGCGATTCCGATCCCGGTATTGCGGGCCTATGACGATCAAGGGCCGATCACCTTGGTACACATCGATGCCCATCTGGATTGGCGCGATGAAGTGAACGGGATTCGCGAAGGCTTGTCGAGCACGATACGTCGCGCGTCCGAGATGCCGCATATCGGCGAGATTTTTCAGATTGGATTGCGCGCGCAGGGTAGCGGCCGGCAGGCGGATTACGATGCGGCGATCGCCTACGGTTCGCATCTGATCCCGGCCTATGACGTGCACGATAACGGCATGCAGTCCGTGCTTGATCGAATTCCCGATGGCGGCCGCTATTATCTGACGATCGATGCCGATGGCCTCGACCCGTCGATTGCGCCGGCGGTAGCCGGTCCTGCCTTGGGAGGGATCACCTATGTCCAGATGCGCAAGCTGATTCACGGATTGGTGAAAAAGGGACGCGTCGTCGGCATGGATATCGTCGAGATCACGCCGGCGACCGATGTCAATAATTTGACCTCGATCACCGCTGGGCGCCTTATCGTCAATATGATCGGCGCGGCGGTACGCGCGGACTATTTCGACGCACCGCGTAACGCAGGCGTCTGA
- a CDS encoding LysR family transcriptional regulator yields the protein MNSDDLNLFARVARSGSLSRVALDTGLNQSTVSRHIATLEAELGVRLFRRSGRGVALTERGEILMRYAETVKHSIDEVSRTLRNSSELGPTRLCIAAQPTIARIMFGTLAHALSDRYPNTKIRFVEGLASQLLSALSNGEIDVAVMYLPEERGALQYDRLLTEDVCLITPPDHPLKGDRIDVRVLNGLPLILPSTHHGLRRLVESLAAPHGFSPTIAFECDGSISITKRLVLAHCGCTVLPEAAVVEEVAAGRLKRFRLDQPQVSRDVGIVLPSNGAAAGTVWEASHIIRRAAAELVGSGAWPNARLSEAIKAV from the coding sequence ATGAATTCCGACGATCTGAATCTTTTCGCGCGCGTTGCCCGCTCGGGCAGCTTATCGCGCGTGGCACTGGACACCGGGCTCAATCAATCGACGGTCAGCCGCCATATCGCCACGCTCGAAGCAGAGTTGGGGGTTCGCTTGTTTCGTCGCAGCGGGCGCGGCGTTGCCTTGACGGAGCGCGGAGAGATATTGATGCGCTATGCCGAGACGGTGAAGCACAGTATCGACGAGGTCAGCCGAACCCTTCGGAACAGTTCGGAACTGGGGCCCACCCGGCTGTGTATTGCCGCGCAACCGACGATTGCCAGGATCATGTTCGGCACGCTGGCGCACGCACTGTCCGACCGCTATCCGAACACGAAAATTCGCTTCGTGGAGGGGCTCGCCAGTCAATTGTTAAGCGCGTTGAGCAATGGCGAAATCGATGTGGCCGTGATGTATCTTCCGGAGGAGCGCGGGGCATTGCAGTACGATCGCCTGCTGACCGAGGACGTCTGCCTGATCACGCCGCCCGATCATCCGCTAAAAGGCGACAGGATCGATGTCCGCGTGTTGAATGGCCTGCCGTTGATCTTGCCCAGCACGCATCACGGCTTGCGACGATTGGTCGAATCGCTTGCGGCGCCCCACGGATTCTCTCCCACCATCGCCTTCGAATGCGATGGCTCTATTTCGATTACCAAACGGCTGGTGTTGGCGCATTGCGGGTGCACCGTGTTACCGGAGGCGGCGGTCGTCGAGGAAGTGGCGGCGGGAAGATTGAAACGCTTTCGCCTGGATCAACCGCAGGTGTCGCGCGACGTCGGCATTGTCTTGCCGTCGAACGGCGCGGCTGCCGGTACAGTGTGGGAAGCGTCGCACATCATTCGTCGCGCCGCCGCCGAGTTGGTCGGCAGTGGTGCCTGGCCGAATGCGCGTTTGTCCGAGGCGATAAAGGCTGTGTGA
- a CDS encoding ABC transporter substrate-binding protein, whose translation MRSSLDRRGFLITTGAAAAGLAVSGVPAWAAEQKGASAEAPTRGGTLNMLINPEPPVLVSIAQTTGPTLVASSKVHEGLLSYDFSLSPQPQLATAWNVSPDGLKYTFTLRQNVKWHDGKSFTSADVAFSIDLLKSVHPRGRSTFANVARVTTPSAYTAVIELSKPAPYLLKALSAGESPIVAKHLYETGDPLTNPHNNAPIGTGPYRFKSWTRGSSIEYERNPDYWAPGKPYIDSLIFKVIPDAAARSAAFETGALDLGGENPVPLTDLPRLEKLPQLTVETRGYRFLSPLAEIDFNLDHPILKDLRVRQAIAHAIDPQVVQRTVAYGYADLSPTPITPASPYHDATIHPYTIDVATAERLLDQAGYPRKADGIRFQLTHDYLPYGDLHQRCAGYVKSALARIGIAVTVRSQDLPSFLKRVYTDRQFDFTSIGVNTLFDPSVGVQRLYWSKNYRPGVPFSNAPHYSNPEVDRLLETASVEIDESKRVALYRQFQQIVNQDLPILNLIAPRMMTLANKRVRNHTVTAQGLEGNLSDVYLVKT comes from the coding sequence ATGCGCAGCAGCTTGGATAGACGTGGCTTTTTGATAACGACCGGCGCTGCCGCGGCCGGCTTGGCGGTTTCTGGAGTGCCGGCGTGGGCCGCCGAGCAGAAGGGGGCGTCGGCGGAAGCGCCGACGCGCGGTGGGACGCTGAACATGCTCATCAATCCCGAACCGCCGGTATTGGTCTCGATTGCGCAAACCACCGGTCCGACCTTGGTTGCCAGCTCGAAAGTGCATGAGGGCTTGCTGTCGTACGACTTTTCGCTTTCGCCGCAGCCTCAATTGGCGACCGCATGGAATGTCAGCCCGGACGGTCTCAAGTACACGTTCACGCTGCGCCAAAACGTCAAGTGGCACGATGGAAAGTCCTTCACGTCGGCGGATGTCGCCTTCTCGATCGATTTGTTGAAGAGCGTGCATCCGCGTGGGCGGAGCACTTTCGCCAACGTCGCGCGTGTGACTACCCCGAGCGCTTATACCGCGGTGATCGAGCTCTCGAAGCCGGCGCCTTACTTGCTAAAAGCGTTGTCCGCCGGCGAGTCGCCCATCGTCGCGAAACATCTTTATGAGACGGGCGATCCGCTGACGAATCCGCATAACAATGCGCCTATCGGCACCGGTCCCTATCGTTTTAAATCCTGGACCCGCGGCTCCAGCATCGAGTACGAACGCAACCCCGATTACTGGGCGCCCGGCAAGCCCTACATCGACAGTTTGATCTTCAAGGTGATCCCGGACGCGGCTGCGCGGTCGGCGGCGTTCGAGACGGGCGCACTCGACTTGGGTGGCGAAAATCCCGTACCGCTGACGGATTTGCCGCGTCTCGAAAAATTGCCGCAACTGACGGTGGAAACGCGTGGCTATCGTTTCCTGTCGCCGTTGGCCGAGATCGACTTCAATCTCGACCATCCCATTTTGAAGGATCTTCGCGTGCGCCAGGCGATTGCCCATGCGATCGATCCGCAGGTCGTGCAACGGACGGTGGCCTACGGCTATGCGGACCTGTCGCCGACGCCGATCACGCCAGCCTCGCCGTATCACGACGCGACGATACATCCCTATACGATCGATGTCGCCACGGCGGAACGCTTGCTGGATCAGGCCGGCTATCCGCGCAAAGCCGACGGCATTCGGTTTCAACTGACGCACGACTACTTGCCCTACGGGGATTTGCATCAGCGCTGCGCGGGCTATGTGAAATCTGCGCTCGCGCGTATCGGTATCGCCGTGACGGTGCGCTCGCAAGATCTGCCGAGTTTCTTGAAGCGCGTCTATACGGACCGGCAATTCGACTTCACCAGTATTGGTGTGAACACCTTGTTCGATCCGAGCGTGGGTGTGCAACGCTTGTATTGGTCGAAGAACTACCGGCCGGGTGTGCCGTTCTCGAATGCGCCGCACTACAGCAATCCGGAAGTGGATCGCTTGCTCGAAACGGCATCGGTCGAAATCGACGAGTCGAAGCGCGTGGCCTTGTATCGCCAGTTTCAGCAGATCGTGAATCAGGATCTGCCGATCTTGAATTTGATCGCACCGCGCATGATGACCCTCGCCAATAAGCGCGTCCGCAACCATACGGTCACGGCGCAAGGGCTGGAAGGTAATCTCTCCGATGTCTATCTGGTGAAGACCTGA
- a CDS encoding GntR family transcriptional regulator produces the protein MGRTLAMTRPRTLAGVVTERLRAAIVDGEFAPGELLSEDALAAQLGTSRTPVREALNTLQFQGLVNIVPQRGTFVFSPTDADIAELCDYRATLEMKAVQLAMARHPDAAHRDLKAALADMTRAHKKHDDIAYARADSAFHETFLTHCDNPYLKNAYLLASGRVAAVRCFLASHVTGEPARSFDEHREIVKLWGEGDGQRIATILAAHIMRTQENYLRALKAGTITTQTATTPTRRASALKSGLTHA, from the coding sequence ATGGGTCGAACGCTTGCGATGACGCGTCCGCGCACCCTGGCGGGCGTCGTTACGGAAAGGTTGCGCGCGGCAATCGTCGACGGCGAATTTGCCCCCGGCGAATTGTTGTCCGAAGACGCTCTGGCGGCGCAATTGGGCACGAGCCGGACGCCCGTGCGCGAGGCACTCAACACGCTGCAATTTCAGGGTCTCGTCAATATCGTGCCGCAGCGCGGCACCTTCGTGTTTTCGCCGACGGACGCCGATATCGCGGAACTCTGCGACTACCGGGCGACACTGGAAATGAAGGCGGTACAGCTCGCCATGGCCCGGCATCCTGACGCGGCGCATCGCGATCTGAAAGCCGCGCTGGCCGACATGACCCGTGCACACAAAAAACACGACGACATTGCCTATGCACGCGCCGACAGCGCCTTTCACGAGACGTTCCTGACGCATTGCGACAACCCCTATCTTAAAAATGCCTATTTGCTGGCATCGGGGCGCGTGGCAGCAGTGCGCTGCTTTCTTGCGTCGCATGTAACCGGCGAGCCGGCGCGCTCGTTCGACGAGCATCGAGAGATCGTGAAGCTGTGGGGCGAAGGAGACGGGCAGCGCATTGCCACGATTCTCGCAGCGCATATCATGCGCACACAGGAAAACTATTTACGGGCGCTGAAAGCCGGCACGATTACGACGCAAACCGCCACGACGCCGACGCGTCGCGCATCGGCACTTAAATCCGGCCTGACCCATGCTTAA
- a CDS encoding transporter substrate-binding domain-containing protein, giving the protein MKRLSLRLMLSATAALLTCTSFAAHADGLLEKIEKSHVIHIAVPTDYAPYGFVGPDMQPQGIDIDSARLIAQKLGVKLDLVPVTSPNRVAYLQTGKADITISSLGKTAERSKVIDYSIAYAPFFDAVFGKKDLAVSNFDDLNGKTISATKASMQDQEISDRAPKALIQRYDDNSATIQSFLSGQVQMMAIGTTVAAAIKKDHPNVDIALKVVLSNSPCYIGVPKGNPDLVNKLNEIIRAAKADGTIKAISMKWLGTGPGDLPE; this is encoded by the coding sequence GTGAAACGTCTCTCCCTCCGACTGATGCTGAGCGCTACCGCAGCGTTGCTTACGTGCACCTCTTTTGCGGCGCATGCTGATGGATTGCTGGAAAAAATCGAAAAGTCGCACGTCATCCACATCGCCGTGCCGACCGACTATGCGCCGTATGGTTTCGTCGGTCCCGATATGCAGCCGCAGGGGATCGATATCGATTCCGCACGGCTTATCGCGCAGAAATTGGGCGTGAAACTCGATCTGGTGCCGGTCACGTCGCCGAATCGCGTCGCTTACTTGCAAACCGGCAAGGCCGATATCACGATATCGTCGCTGGGGAAGACCGCCGAGCGCTCGAAGGTCATCGATTACTCCATCGCTTATGCGCCGTTCTTCGACGCGGTGTTCGGGAAGAAGGATCTGGCCGTCTCGAATTTCGACGATCTGAACGGCAAGACGATCTCGGCGACGAAAGCATCGATGCAAGATCAGGAAATCAGCGACCGCGCACCGAAGGCGTTGATTCAGCGCTACGACGACAACAGTGCGACGATCCAATCCTTCCTGTCGGGGCAGGTGCAGATGATGGCGATCGGCACTACCGTTGCGGCGGCGATCAAGAAAGACCATCCGAATGTCGATATCGCCTTGAAGGTCGTGCTGTCGAATTCGCCTTGCTACATCGGCGTGCCGAAGGGCAATCCGGATCTGGTGAACAAGCTGAACGAGATCATTCGTGCGGCAAAGGCCGATGGCACGATCAAAGCCATCTCGATGAAGTGGCTCGGCACCGGCCCGGGTGACTTGCCGGAATGA
- a CDS encoding isocitrate lyase/PEP mutase family protein, which produces MRATLAERLKQPGIVVAPGCHDALGARIIEQAGFEAVYMTGNGLSASLIGAPDIGLLSMSEMVERGRAFADAVKIPVIADADTGYGNANNVARTIRAYEAAGVAAIHLEDQVTPKRCGAMAGIALISADEHADKIRAAVAARKDPNLLIIGRSDARIPNGFADALARGRAYARAGADLVLLEMLQSDEEIAEAVRAIDAPLMFNYVDGKAPPLTAPDFERLGVKMMAFPVSSTLAYAQMMTTFVAHIKEAGTTAGAPQCLMSLHDYESVLGKDGYQ; this is translated from the coding sequence ATGCGAGCAACCCTGGCCGAGCGGCTCAAACAACCCGGCATCGTGGTGGCACCAGGGTGTCACGATGCCTTGGGCGCGCGGATCATCGAGCAGGCGGGTTTCGAGGCCGTGTATATGACCGGCAACGGCTTGTCGGCGTCGTTGATCGGCGCACCGGACATTGGCCTCTTAAGCATGTCGGAAATGGTCGAGCGTGGCCGGGCATTCGCCGATGCGGTGAAGATACCCGTCATCGCCGATGCCGACACCGGTTACGGCAACGCCAACAATGTCGCGCGAACGATTCGCGCTTATGAGGCGGCAGGGGTGGCCGCGATCCATCTCGAAGATCAGGTCACGCCGAAGCGTTGCGGGGCGATGGCGGGGATCGCCTTGATCTCGGCGGACGAACATGCGGACAAGATTCGGGCAGCCGTGGCGGCGCGCAAGGATCCGAATCTGCTGATCATCGGTCGGTCAGACGCACGCATTCCAAATGGATTTGCCGATGCCTTGGCGCGCGGCCGGGCGTATGCCCGTGCCGGCGCGGATCTCGTACTGCTGGAAATGTTGCAGTCCGACGAAGAAATCGCGGAGGCGGTGCGCGCGATCGACGCGCCGCTGATGTTCAACTATGTCGACGGTAAAGCGCCGCCGCTTACCGCGCCGGACTTTGAACGGCTAGGCGTCAAGATGATGGCCTTTCCGGTGTCGTCGACGCTTGCCTATGCGCAGATGATGACGACCTTCGTCGCTCATATCAAAGAAGCGGGAACCACGGCCGGTGCGCCGCAATGTTTGATGTCGTTGCACGACTATGAGAGCGTGCTGGGCAAAGACGGCTATCAGTAA
- a CDS encoding glucose 1-dehydrogenase, whose translation MTHAQTQQIAGRLDGMIVAITGAAQGIGFAMAQRLAADGARIAIADIDADRAEQAAARLRADGHDAIGLSVNVVEREQCEAMVSHIVEHYGRLDMMVCNAGVVQVKRFQDIEAEDWDPIFAVNVKGVFFTVQAAAKQMQKQTALGDGRPKGKIVTLSSIAGRYGAGPMAPIIPHYRASKAAVISITQSAAYTFAPDITVNAICPGLVDTDMWKKIDQQWSDIEQWESGQAWRTRVAAVPLGRAQTPGDVAGLAAFLASPDADYMTGQSLNIEGGLTMS comes from the coding sequence ATGACACACGCACAGACGCAGCAAATCGCCGGGCGACTGGACGGAATGATCGTCGCGATCACCGGTGCCGCGCAAGGTATTGGCTTTGCGATGGCGCAAAGACTTGCAGCGGACGGCGCGCGCATTGCGATAGCCGATATCGATGCGGACCGCGCCGAACAGGCTGCCGCGCGCCTGCGCGCCGACGGGCATGACGCGATCGGTCTTTCCGTCAATGTCGTCGAACGCGAGCAATGCGAGGCGATGGTGTCGCATATCGTCGAACATTATGGTCGTCTCGACATGATGGTATGCAATGCCGGCGTCGTGCAAGTGAAGCGTTTTCAAGATATCGAGGCGGAGGACTGGGATCCGATTTTCGCGGTCAACGTCAAGGGCGTGTTTTTCACCGTGCAAGCCGCCGCGAAACAGATGCAGAAGCAGACCGCGTTAGGGGATGGCCGGCCGAAGGGAAAGATCGTTACCTTGTCGTCGATCGCGGGCCGCTACGGCGCCGGGCCGATGGCGCCGATCATCCCACATTATCGAGCCAGCAAGGCGGCCGTCATCAGCATTACGCAGTCCGCGGCCTACACGTTCGCGCCGGACATTACCGTCAATGCAATCTGCCCGGGCTTGGTCGATACCGATATGTGGAAGAAAATCGACCAACAGTGGTCCGATATCGAGCAATGGGAGTCCGGTCAGGCCTGGCGAACCCGCGTGGCGGCGGTACCGCTCGGTCGCGCGCAGACGCCGGGCGATGTGGCGGGTCTCGCTGCATTTTTGGCGAGCCCCGATGCCGACTATATGACCGGCCAGTCCTTGAATATCGAAGGCGGCCTGACGATGAGCTGA
- a CDS encoding MFS transporter, giving the protein MALETSGNTVPKAWPAVATAPRDGDIDGPDAAMANAALATQVTKKLYRRIVWYCFFLFVINYLDRVNIGFAALQMNAEIGLSAKAYGMGAGIFFLGYILFEVPSNLILHKVGPRIWIARIMVTWGIVCCAMAALQGPNSFYLLRFLLGLAEAGFAPGILLYLTNWFPKKERGKAVAGFMLATVLSSVFGAPLSGWIMSAAHGWMGWSGWRWMFLIEGIPAVIFGVVTFFYLADRPETARWLSAAERNWLTRTLARDVDASAAHNTHSFGAALGDTRVWVLTAIYAFNGMAIYGVVLWLPQIVRSVGGLTTMQTGIVSAIPFIFGALGLIFIARSSDRTGERRWHTALAGLSGGIFLALSAIAPTPLLGLVALCFCAIGLWATLGVFWTLPAQFLTGAAAAGGLAFINGVAQLGGFTGPYLVGWIRESTGSFTAPLLTLSLGPCIAFLLCMTLKGVRDR; this is encoded by the coding sequence ATGGCATTAGAAACATCGGGAAATACCGTGCCGAAGGCATGGCCGGCCGTCGCGACCGCACCGCGCGACGGTGACATCGACGGTCCGGATGCCGCCATGGCAAACGCGGCACTGGCCACGCAAGTGACCAAGAAGCTCTATCGCCGTATCGTCTGGTATTGCTTCTTCCTCTTCGTCATCAATTACCTCGACCGCGTCAATATCGGTTTCGCCGCGCTACAGATGAACGCGGAGATCGGCTTGAGCGCGAAGGCGTACGGCATGGGCGCCGGGATTTTCTTTCTCGGCTATATCCTCTTCGAGGTCCCGAGCAATCTGATTTTGCATAAGGTCGGGCCGCGCATCTGGATTGCGCGGATCATGGTGACCTGGGGCATCGTCTGTTGCGCGATGGCGGCGTTGCAAGGGCCGAACTCGTTCTATCTGCTGCGTTTCCTGCTGGGGCTGGCCGAAGCGGGCTTTGCGCCGGGCATACTGCTTTACTTGACCAATTGGTTCCCCAAAAAGGAACGCGGCAAAGCGGTGGCCGGTTTCATGTTGGCTACGGTCTTGTCTTCGGTGTTCGGTGCGCCGCTGTCGGGATGGATCATGAGCGCGGCACATGGCTGGATGGGATGGTCGGGCTGGCGCTGGATGTTCCTGATCGAAGGGATACCCGCGGTGATCTTCGGCGTGGTCACGTTCTTCTACCTCGCCGACCGTCCTGAAACGGCCCGCTGGCTGAGCGCGGCCGAGCGCAACTGGCTGACGCGAACGCTGGCGCGCGATGTCGACGCCTCCGCGGCACACAACACGCATTCCTTCGGGGCAGCATTGGGCGACACCCGCGTTTGGGTGCTGACCGCGATCTATGCCTTTAACGGGATGGCGATTTATGGCGTGGTGTTATGGCTGCCGCAGATCGTGCGCAGCGTGGGCGGCCTGACCACGATGCAGACCGGCATCGTGTCTGCGATACCGTTTATTTTCGGCGCCCTGGGACTGATTTTTATCGCACGCAGTTCCGATCGTACCGGAGAGCGACGGTGGCATACGGCCTTGGCGGGACTGAGCGGCGGAATCTTTTTAGCCCTCAGCGCCATCGCGCCCACCCCGTTGCTAGGCCTTGTCGCGCTGTGCTTTTGTGCAATCGGCTTGTGGGCCACGCTCGGCGTGTTCTGGACCTTGCCGGCTCAGTTTCTCACTGGCGCGGCCGCAGCCGGCGGATTGGCCTTCATCAACGGCGTGGCGCAATTGGGCGGCTTCACCGGCCCCTATTTGGTGGGCTGGATCCGGGAAAGCACGGGGAGCTTCACCGCACCGCTGCTGACGCTATCGCTCGGCCCCTGCATCGCCTTCCTTTTGTGCATGACACTGAAAGGCGTGCGCGATCGATAA
- a CDS encoding RidA family protein, whose translation MEHTRIRPFNTKKTYPEQSLDNDLAQAVVAGNMVFLRGQIGQNLDTYESVGIGDAAAQTEQAMANIKMLLEEAGSKLEDICKVTVYLVDVRYREQVYNVIGRWLKGVHAVSTGLTVTALARPEWLVEVDVIAVKS comes from the coding sequence ATGGAACACACGCGCATTCGCCCATTCAATACGAAGAAAACCTATCCGGAGCAATCGCTCGATAACGATCTGGCCCAGGCAGTGGTAGCGGGGAACATGGTGTTTTTGCGCGGCCAGATTGGTCAGAACCTCGACACCTATGAATCGGTCGGGATTGGCGACGCCGCGGCGCAGACGGAACAGGCAATGGCGAATATCAAGATGTTGCTGGAAGAAGCCGGCAGCAAGTTGGAAGACATCTGCAAGGTCACCGTCTATCTGGTCGACGTGCGCTACCGCGAGCAGGTCTATAACGTCATTGGCCGTTGGCTCAAGGGTGTCCATGCGGTATCGACGGGCCTCACCGTGACCGCGCTCGCGCGGCCCGAGTGGCTGGTCGAAGTCGATGTGATCGCTGTGAAATCCTGA
- a CDS encoding MmgE/PrpD family protein — protein sequence MTERLDVSANGGAVDAARLPESAVQRIARWVVGVGADNTPMPVRRVAGRALIDTVAVALAGSTTDIARKTLDVMQSSQYAASTPGAAVWHNDGARLAAGGAAFANAVAAHALDYDDNCYAGFVHGSAVIAPAAFAATEMVRGSGATLIDAFIAGAEAEFALASALGRGPYDRGWWTTGLYGAFGACAAACRALALSVEQTSAALGLAVVGSAGMKAGFGSDAKAILLGNAAQQGVMMALLARQGCSGPAHALEGPNGFAALINGGVFDVDALRLGQTWRLLTPGLDIKRIPVCLSSHAAADALAEMLGHSAEDAYDRDTIVAIDCDVPPIVLKNLIYSNPQTAQQAQFSMQFALACICCDGEVTLDSLTPAVLARDDIRAAMNRVSMHSSERWDATLCERAPEGAFVTVRFADGGTMQAFRDYPVGAASKPLSDAQLQQKFLDCATRAMPEASARRILDTLGDIETLATLDTLFP from the coding sequence ATGACCGAGCGCCTGGACGTGAGCGCGAACGGCGGGGCAGTCGACGCCGCGCGCTTACCTGAATCCGCGGTGCAACGCATTGCTCGCTGGGTCGTTGGTGTTGGTGCCGACAATACGCCGATGCCTGTGCGGCGCGTTGCCGGACGTGCGCTGATCGACACGGTGGCGGTCGCGCTGGCAGGCAGTACGACCGACATCGCGCGCAAGACGCTCGACGTCATGCAGTCGAGCCAGTACGCGGCAAGTACCCCGGGCGCCGCCGTATGGCACAACGACGGCGCGCGTCTCGCGGCCGGTGGCGCGGCTTTCGCAAACGCCGTTGCTGCCCATGCGCTCGATTACGACGACAACTGCTATGCCGGTTTCGTGCACGGCTCGGCCGTGATCGCGCCCGCTGCGTTCGCTGCCACCGAGATGGTTCGGGGCAGCGGCGCCACGCTGATCGATGCCTTTATTGCTGGCGCGGAAGCCGAATTTGCCCTGGCTAGCGCCCTTGGTCGCGGTCCCTATGATCGCGGCTGGTGGACTACGGGGCTGTACGGTGCGTTTGGTGCCTGTGCCGCGGCATGCCGTGCGTTGGCGTTGTCCGTGGAACAAACGAGCGCGGCGCTCGGCTTGGCCGTGGTCGGCAGCGCGGGGATGAAAGCGGGCTTTGGCAGCGATGCAAAAGCGATCCTGTTGGGTAACGCCGCACAACAGGGCGTGATGATGGCATTGCTCGCCCGGCAAGGGTGCAGCGGGCCGGCGCACGCCTTGGAGGGGCCGAACGGGTTTGCTGCGTTGATAAATGGCGGGGTGTTCGACGTCGACGCACTGCGTTTGGGTCAGACCTGGCGCCTGCTGACGCCGGGTCTGGATATCAAACGGATCCCTGTCTGCCTCTCGTCACATGCCGCAGCCGATGCGCTCGCAGAGATGCTCGGTCATTCTGCGGAGGATGCTTACGACCGGGATACGATCGTTGCGATCGATTGCGATGTGCCGCCGATCGTTCTCAAAAATCTGATTTATTCGAATCCACAGACCGCGCAGCAGGCGCAATTCAGCATGCAGTTCGCGCTCGCATGCATCTGCTGCGATGGTGAAGTCACGCTGGATTCGCTGACGCCGGCCGTTTTGGCGCGCGACGATATTCGTGCCGCCATGAATCGCGTCTCGATGCACTCGTCTGAACGATGGGACGCGACGCTGTGCGAGCGGGCCCCGGAAGGGGCTTTCGTAACCGTGCGTTTTGCCGATGGCGGCACGATGCAAGCGTTTCGCGATTATCCGGTCGGCGCGGCATCGAAGCCGCTCAGCGACGCGCAACTGCAGCAAAAATTTCTGGATTGCGCCACGCGTGCCATGCCTGAGGCATCGGCGCGCCGCATTCTCGACACACTTGGCGATATCGAGACACTTGCGACACTCGATACGCTGTTTCCTTGA